Proteins found in one Pseudodesulfovibrio sp. S3 genomic segment:
- the mrdA gene encoding penicillin-binding protein 2, with the protein MSNLYNESDQQPPRAGLLLLQTLILGVFCLFAVRLWYLQIHRGEEYALKARDNQLRQEAVFSPRGLIRDRNGDLLAVNEPAYALGIVREDCPDIDKLVQQIADWTGKDFLELKTLYNKNRKRVKPFEPLIVIPDLDFEQLALIETNKLRWPGLEIQFRPRRLYRYGTLFAHVLGYVAEANEEDMGKKPELALGDYVGKQGIEFMLEDRMRGIKGLTQFEVDVNGRRLKERVLKHPQAGHEISLSLDLGLQKLAMDWLEEEAGGVAVMDADTGQLWALATAPSYNSNDFSSGLTPDQWAKLRDNPLHPMQNRVIQSVYPPGSIFKHVVAGAGLHYGMLDPKETVFCSGSTKLGRRVFRCWRKGGHGNVNLDRALVESCDVYFYKMGKKLTVDRMSEFAQAVGFGHKTGIRLPHEKAGIMPTKEWKQKRFGESWQGGDNLNMAIGQGYTLVTPLQVVRFFAGILNGGKLLKPLLLKDEKTVVQAEIPLDQGQIERLRRALVETVNDAHGTCRRIRTKDVVVGGKTGTAQVVRLTDELKELKDDQIPYKFRDHAWMAAIAEKDGRRFAIAVLVEHGLHGGSGAGPIVKAVIDYLFLDKVTPNPEERKSKAKAVRALSLKKKEKPRAN; encoded by the coding sequence ATGTCAAACCTCTATAACGAATCCGACCAGCAGCCGCCGCGCGCGGGCCTGCTCCTGCTTCAGACGCTCATCCTGGGGGTCTTCTGTCTTTTTGCCGTCCGGCTTTGGTATCTCCAGATTCACCGGGGCGAGGAGTATGCCCTCAAGGCACGGGATAATCAGCTCCGCCAGGAAGCGGTCTTTTCTCCGCGCGGATTGATCCGCGACCGCAACGGAGACCTCCTGGCCGTGAACGAGCCGGCCTACGCCCTGGGCATCGTCCGGGAAGACTGCCCGGACATAGACAAACTGGTTCAGCAAATCGCGGATTGGACCGGCAAGGACTTCCTGGAGCTCAAGACCCTCTACAACAAGAACCGCAAGCGGGTGAAGCCGTTCGAGCCGCTCATCGTCATCCCGGACCTGGACTTCGAGCAACTCGCGCTCATTGAGACCAACAAACTCCGCTGGCCCGGCCTGGAAATCCAGTTCCGACCCCGCCGCCTCTACCGATACGGCACCCTGTTCGCCCACGTGCTCGGGTATGTGGCCGAGGCCAACGAGGAAGACATGGGGAAAAAACCCGAGCTGGCCCTGGGCGATTACGTGGGCAAGCAGGGCATCGAGTTCATGCTGGAAGACCGCATGCGCGGCATCAAGGGGCTGACCCAGTTCGAAGTGGACGTCAACGGCCGGCGGCTCAAGGAACGCGTCCTCAAGCACCCGCAGGCCGGACACGAAATATCCCTATCCCTGGACCTGGGTTTGCAGAAGCTGGCCATGGATTGGCTGGAAGAGGAAGCGGGCGGCGTGGCGGTCATGGACGCCGATACCGGCCAACTCTGGGCATTGGCAACGGCACCGTCATACAATTCCAACGATTTTTCCTCGGGCCTGACCCCGGATCAATGGGCCAAACTCCGGGACAACCCGCTCCACCCCATGCAGAATCGAGTCATCCAATCCGTGTACCCGCCCGGCTCCATTTTCAAGCACGTGGTGGCCGGCGCCGGACTGCACTACGGGATGCTCGACCCCAAGGAGACCGTGTTCTGCTCCGGGTCCACCAAACTCGGCCGCAGAGTTTTCCGTTGCTGGCGCAAGGGCGGACACGGAAACGTCAATCTCGATCGCGCCCTGGTGGAGTCCTGCGACGTCTATTTCTATAAGATGGGCAAAAAGCTGACCGTGGACCGCATGAGCGAATTCGCCCAGGCCGTCGGCTTCGGCCACAAGACCGGCATCCGCCTGCCCCACGAAAAGGCGGGCATCATGCCCACCAAGGAGTGGAAACAGAAACGGTTCGGCGAAAGCTGGCAGGGAGGCGACAACCTGAACATGGCAATCGGCCAGGGATACACCCTGGTCACACCGCTCCAGGTAGTCCGTTTCTTTGCCGGAATTCTCAACGGCGGCAAACTGCTCAAACCGCTGTTGCTCAAGGATGAAAAAACTGTAGTTCAAGCCGAAATCCCTCTGGATCAGGGCCAGATCGAGCGCCTCAGGCGCGCCCTGGTGGAGACCGTGAACGATGCCCACGGCACCTGTAGACGGATACGCACAAAGGATGTTGTCGTGGGCGGCAAGACCGGCACGGCCCAGGTGGTTCGGTTGACCGACGAACTCAAGGAACTGAAGGATGACCAAATCCCGTACAAGTTCCGCGACCACGCCTGGATGGCCGCCATCGCGGAAAAGGACGGACGCCGGTTCGCCATCGCCGTGCTGGTGGAACACGGACTGCACGGCGGCTCCGGGGCCGGCCCCATAGTCAAGGCCGTCATTGACTACCTGTTCCTGGACAAGGTCACCCCCAACCCCGAAGAGAGAAAAAGCAAGGCCAAGGCTGTCCGCGCCCTCTCCCTCAAGAAAAAGGAGAAGCCCCGTGCCAATTGA
- the rodA gene encoding rod shape-determining protein RodA: protein MPIDRRLLLYINWPLLGLAVILFLIGVLNLYSASGFRLEEGMNVAAYYHRQLLWGLVGLMGMVAFMFFDYRHLKTLAWPLFWATVILLIAVFFAGKTIYGARRWLDLGFMNFQPSELAKIAILLVGARILSKEREPLDFLRLGYVFGVGLILAALIIKQPDLGSGLSILMILGGMILFRGVTPRVFKTCLVAIPSLLPLSWFFMHDYQKQRIMTFLDPTTDPLGAGYHIIQSEIAIGSGGFWGKGFLEGTQSQLRFLPERHTDFAVAVFGEEWGFVGTMVLLTLFCVFLYQMVVIARDARGLFGSYLAAGVFFYFFWQILINTGMVLGLMPVVGIPLPFISYGGSATLVNFCLVGLVLNVSMRRFLFKQA from the coding sequence GTGCCAATTGACCGCAGACTGCTGCTCTACATCAACTGGCCGCTCCTCGGCCTGGCCGTCATCCTCTTCCTGATCGGCGTGCTCAACCTTTACTCGGCCAGCGGATTCCGGCTGGAAGAAGGCATGAACGTCGCCGCATACTACCACCGGCAACTGCTGTGGGGGCTCGTGGGCCTCATGGGCATGGTGGCCTTCATGTTTTTCGACTACCGCCACCTGAAAACCCTGGCCTGGCCGCTCTTCTGGGCCACGGTGATCCTGCTTATCGCCGTGTTCTTCGCCGGCAAAACCATCTACGGGGCTCGGCGCTGGCTCGACCTCGGATTCATGAATTTCCAACCGTCGGAACTGGCCAAGATCGCCATCCTCCTGGTGGGCGCGCGCATCTTGTCCAAGGAACGCGAGCCGCTGGACTTCCTGCGGCTGGGCTACGTGTTCGGCGTGGGCCTGATCCTGGCCGCGCTGATCATCAAGCAGCCCGACCTCGGTTCCGGCCTGTCCATACTGATGATCCTGGGCGGCATGATCCTGTTCAGGGGGGTCACTCCACGCGTGTTCAAGACATGCCTGGTGGCCATCCCGTCACTGCTTCCGCTGTCCTGGTTTTTCATGCACGACTATCAGAAACAGCGCATAATGACCTTTCTGGACCCCACAACAGACCCGCTGGGGGCAGGCTATCACATCATCCAATCTGAAATCGCCATCGGCTCCGGCGGCTTCTGGGGCAAGGGTTTCCTGGAAGGCACCCAGTCACAGCTCCGTTTTTTGCCCGAGCGCCACACGGACTTTGCCGTGGCTGTTTTCGGCGAGGAATGGGGATTCGTGGGGACCATGGTCCTGCTGACCCTCTTTTGCGTATTTCTCTATCAGATGGTGGTCATTGCGCGCGACGCCCGAGGGCTGTTCGGATCCTATCTTGCGGCGGGCGTGTTCTTCTATTTCTTCTGGCAAATCCTGATAAATACGGGTATGGTCCTCGGGCTGATGCCGGTGGTAGGCATACCGCTTCCGTTTATTAGTTACGGAGGCAGTGCCACGCTGGTAAATTTTTGTCTCGTCGGGCTTGTGCTTAATGTGTCAATGCGTCGGTTCCTGTTCAAGCAGGCCTGA
- a CDS encoding polymer-forming cytoskeletal protein: MARDEINAFLGAGTNYHGKLHFQGAVRIDGNFQGEVVSEGTLVIGQEAIVEGQIKVGQLVLSGKIKGEVEAKNKVVLHKTANLQGNIRTPVLVVEEGAVLEGELIMGSLGTASDTKPEKDSDQS, from the coding sequence ATGGCCAGAGATGAAATTAATGCGTTTTTGGGGGCCGGAACCAATTATCACGGCAAGTTGCACTTTCAGGGTGCTGTCCGCATCGACGGCAACTTCCAGGGTGAAGTGGTGTCCGAAGGAACGCTGGTCATTGGTCAGGAAGCCATTGTAGAGGGGCAGATCAAGGTCGGCCAGCTCGTCCTGTCAGGAAAAATCAAGGGCGAGGTCGAGGCAAAAAACAAGGTCGTCCTGCACAAGACAGCAAATTTGCAGGGCAATATCAGGACTCCGGTCCTGGTTGTCGAGGAAGGTGCGGTACTTGAAGGCGAACTCATCATGGGCAGCCTCGGCACCGCTTCAGACACAAAGCCGGAAAAAGATTCCGATCAGTCTTAA
- a CDS encoding ATP synthase F0 subunit B: MVIPDKTIFIQGLNFVVMVFLLNVVLIKPIREIIKKRKGLMADQLGKIEDFNESAGKKVADYEAQLAAARKEAGDIRNTAKEAGVAQEQAMLSVAGEEASSTIQTARAEIQSQVKAAMDQLTKDVDKYAEQATGKILGQA; this comes from the coding sequence ATGGTTATACCAGACAAAACAATTTTTATCCAAGGCCTGAATTTCGTTGTCATGGTCTTCTTGCTGAACGTCGTGCTTATCAAGCCGATTCGCGAAATCATCAAGAAGCGCAAGGGGTTGATGGCTGATCAACTGGGGAAAATCGAAGACTTCAACGAGAGCGCCGGGAAAAAAGTGGCTGATTATGAAGCCCAACTTGCCGCCGCTCGCAAGGAAGCCGGAGATATTCGCAACACCGCCAAGGAAGCGGGCGTGGCCCAGGAGCAGGCCATGCTGTCCGTTGCTGGCGAAGAAGCTTCCAGCACCATCCAGACCGCACGCGCCGAAATTCAGTCTCAGGTCAAGGCCGCCATGGACCAGCTGACCAAGGACGTGGACAAATACGCTGAGCAGGCAACAGGCAAAATCCTGGGCCAGGCTTAG
- the atpF gene encoding F0F1 ATP synthase subunit B — translation MKRKNVFFAVLLTAMAVSSVAFANEGAAAGHAVFTAANVKDYGLRMLNFAIFAWVIYKFAGAKIKDFFVGRRDGIKQNLDDLQTRKVEAEKKLKEVESSIANMAQEKQQILDDAKAQGEALKAAIIEKAQHEAKALTEQAKRTASNEAQAAIKTIRGEMADMVIAAAEKIIAEKLSANDHDKLVDDYLTKVVLN, via the coding sequence TTGAAACGGAAGAATGTGTTTTTTGCGGTCCTGCTGACCGCCATGGCTGTCTCCTCTGTCGCTTTTGCCAATGAAGGCGCAGCCGCAGGTCATGCTGTTTTCACGGCCGCTAACGTGAAAGACTATGGCCTGCGCATGCTCAACTTCGCCATCTTCGCATGGGTGATCTACAAGTTCGCCGGTGCCAAGATTAAGGATTTCTTCGTGGGCCGTCGCGACGGCATCAAGCAGAATCTCGACGACTTGCAGACCCGCAAGGTCGAGGCCGAGAAGAAGCTCAAGGAAGTTGAAAGCAGCATTGCCAACATGGCTCAGGAAAAGCAGCAGATCCTGGACGACGCCAAGGCTCAGGGCGAGGCTCTCAAGGCCGCCATCATCGAGAAGGCGCAACATGAAGCCAAGGCTCTCACCGAACAGGCAAAGCGTACCGCTTCCAACGAAGCGCAGGCTGCCATCAAGACCATCCGCGGCGAAATGGCCGACATGGTCATCGCGGCTGCCGAAAAGATCATTGCCGAAAAGTTGAGCGCCAATGACCACGACAAGCTCGTGGATGACTATTTAACAAAGGTGGTGCTCAATTGA
- the atpH gene encoding ATP synthase F1 subunit delta, with amino-acid sequence MIGNVVSRRYANALFSVGAAKGEAEQAKYGEQLNAIGASLEDAPEAMVFFKNPSFNAEEKKAVLNQMLEKVSVDPMVKNFCDLLADRGRVGMIPTIAYDYKAMMDAVSGVISGELVTVSALNEERKSAIQANLEKQAGKKLELSFATDESILGGIVLKVGDKVMDASLKAQLQILKENIKRGE; translated from the coding sequence TTGATCGGTAACGTAGTATCCCGCCGTTACGCCAACGCCTTGTTTTCCGTTGGCGCAGCCAAGGGCGAAGCCGAGCAGGCAAAGTACGGCGAGCAGCTGAATGCCATCGGTGCTTCTCTGGAAGATGCGCCCGAGGCCATGGTCTTCTTCAAGAACCCGTCATTCAATGCCGAAGAGAAGAAAGCCGTACTCAACCAGATGCTCGAAAAAGTTTCGGTCGATCCGATGGTCAAGAACTTCTGCGACCTTCTGGCTGATCGTGGCCGGGTCGGGATGATTCCCACCATCGCATATGACTATAAGGCAATGATGGACGCCGTGTCCGGTGTCATCTCCGGTGAGCTCGTCACGGTGAGCGCACTCAACGAGGAAAGAAAATCTGCAATCCAGGCTAACCTCGAAAAACAGGCCGGCAAGAAGCTGGAACTGTCTTTCGCTACCGACGAGTCCATTCTCGGCGGTATCGTCCTTAAGGTCGGGGACAAAGTCATGGACGCCAGCCTCAAGGCTCAGCTGCAGATTTTGAAAGAAAATATTAAAAGGGGTGAGTAG
- the atpA gene encoding F0F1 ATP synthase subunit alpha, translated as MQIKAEEISKIIQDQIQNYESRVEMSETGTVLYVGDGIARVHGVENVMAMELLEFPGGLMGMVLNLEEDNVGVALLGADTGVKEGDPVKRTGKIYSVPVGDGVMGRVVNPLGEPIDGLGPIDTTETRPVEMKAPGIISRKSVHEPCYTGLKAIDAMTPVGRGQRELVIGDRQTGKTAVCIDAILAQKTTDVHCFYVAIGQKKASVALVADILRLHGAMEYTTIVSATASEPAPLQFIAAYTGATMAEFYRDNGKHALICYDDLSKQATAYREMSLLLRRPPGREAYPGDVFYLHSRLLERSCKVNDSLGAGSLTALPVIETQAGDVSAFIPTNVISITDGQIYLEPNLFLSGVRPAINVGLSVSRVGGAAQIKAMKQVAGTLRLDLAQYRELAAFASFGSDLDKGTLAKLNRGARMVELLKQPQYKPQTVQEQVAVLFAGTRGFLDDVPVEAVMKFEAEFLEFMNNAKSAVLNSIAEKQMIDDAVEADLRAAIEEFKKSFSA; from the coding sequence ATGCAGATCAAAGCAGAAGAAATCAGCAAAATCATTCAGGACCAGATTCAGAATTATGAGTCTCGTGTTGAAATGAGCGAGACCGGTACCGTCCTCTACGTTGGTGACGGTATTGCTCGTGTGCACGGCGTAGAAAACGTCATGGCCATGGAGCTGCTGGAATTCCCCGGCGGCCTGATGGGCATGGTTCTCAACCTGGAAGAGGACAACGTCGGTGTCGCCCTGCTGGGCGCTGATACCGGTGTAAAAGAAGGCGACCCCGTCAAGCGTACCGGCAAGATTTACTCCGTTCCGGTCGGCGACGGCGTCATGGGCCGCGTTGTCAACCCCCTGGGCGAGCCCATTGACGGCCTGGGACCCATTGACACCACCGAGACCCGTCCGGTCGAAATGAAGGCCCCCGGTATCATTTCCCGTAAATCCGTTCACGAGCCCTGCTACACCGGTCTCAAGGCCATTGACGCCATGACCCCGGTTGGCCGCGGCCAGCGCGAGCTGGTCATCGGCGACCGTCAGACCGGCAAGACCGCTGTCTGCATCGACGCCATCCTGGCCCAGAAGACCACCGATGTGCACTGCTTCTACGTTGCCATCGGCCAGAAGAAGGCCTCCGTCGCACTGGTTGCCGACATCCTTCGCCTGCACGGCGCCATGGAATACACCACCATCGTTTCCGCCACCGCTTCCGAGCCCGCACCGCTGCAGTTCATCGCTGCCTACACCGGTGCCACCATGGCGGAGTTCTACCGTGACAACGGCAAGCACGCCCTGATCTGCTACGATGACCTTTCCAAGCAGGCCACCGCTTACCGCGAAATGTCTCTCCTGCTCCGCCGTCCTCCGGGCCGTGAAGCATACCCCGGTGACGTTTTCTACCTTCACTCCAGACTTCTGGAACGTTCCTGCAAGGTCAATGACAGCCTCGGCGCCGGTTCCCTGACCGCCCTGCCCGTCATCGAAACCCAGGCCGGTGACGTCTCCGCGTTCATTCCGACCAACGTTATCTCCATCACCGACGGTCAGATCTACCTGGAGCCCAACCTGTTCCTGTCCGGCGTCCGCCCGGCCATCAACGTCGGCCTCTCCGTCTCCCGAGTCGGTGGTGCCGCACAGATCAAGGCCATGAAGCAGGTTGCCGGTACTCTGCGCCTCGACCTTGCCCAGTACCGTGAACTGGCTGCATTCGCATCCTTCGGTTCCGACCTGGACAAAGGTACCCTGGCCAAGCTGAATCGCGGCGCCCGCATGGTCGAGCTCCTGAAGCAGCCCCAGTACAAGCCGCAGACCGTTCAGGAACAGGTCGCTGTTCTGTTTGCCGGTACTCGCGGATTCCTGGATGACGTTCCGGTTGAGGCCGTTATGAAGTTCGAGGCCGAATTCCTTGAGTTCATGAACAACGCCAAATCCGCTGTTCTCAACTCCATTGCAGAGAAGCAAATGATCGACGATGCTGTCGAAGCAGACCTCAGGGCAGCTATCGAAGAGTTCAAGAAAAGCTTCAGCGCTTAA
- a CDS encoding F0F1 ATP synthase subunit gamma — translation MASLRDVQNQIVGVKKTKQITKAMNMVASAKLRNAQERIERFRPYADKFYEMLGDLAAGADESVHPLLEVRDEVKTVGIMVTTSDRGLCGAFNGNIINKAMKLANMKASEGKTVKMYCIGKKARDAFKKTDYEMVRAEGDAMTHFDFTLAASVGNELIDGYVSGDLDEVHVVFGEFQSMARQLPVDLTILPMAAAEIEDEAASGGSGDYLYEPSVEGLLAELLPRFIKVQVYRGLLDTSCSEHAARMAAMDNATKACDDLTDTLTLLYNKTRQAAITGDLMDIVGGVEALKG, via the coding sequence ATGGCTTCGTTAAGAGACGTCCAAAATCAGATCGTTGGCGTCAAGAAAACCAAGCAGATCACCAAGGCCATGAACATGGTGGCCTCGGCAAAACTGCGCAACGCACAGGAGCGTATCGAACGCTTCCGTCCGTATGCGGACAAGTTTTATGAGATGCTCGGAGACTTGGCAGCCGGCGCTGACGAATCGGTACATCCGCTGCTGGAGGTCCGGGACGAAGTGAAGACCGTGGGAATCATGGTAACCACTTCAGACCGCGGACTCTGTGGCGCATTCAATGGCAATATTATCAACAAGGCCATGAAATTGGCCAACATGAAGGCTTCGGAAGGCAAGACAGTCAAGATGTACTGCATCGGCAAGAAAGCCCGCGACGCCTTCAAGAAAACCGACTACGAAATGGTGCGCGCCGAAGGCGACGCCATGACCCATTTCGACTTCACCCTGGCAGCCAGTGTCGGCAATGAGCTGATCGACGGCTACGTCAGCGGGGATCTCGATGAGGTCCACGTGGTGTTCGGTGAATTCCAGAGCATGGCAAGGCAGCTTCCTGTCGACCTCACCATCCTGCCCATGGCAGCGGCGGAGATCGAAGACGAAGCCGCTTCTGGCGGCAGTGGAGACTATTTGTATGAACCGTCCGTCGAAGGCCTGCTGGCCGAGCTTCTGCCTCGGTTCATCAAGGTCCAGGTCTACCGTGGCCTGCTCGACACGTCCTGCTCCGAGCATGCGGCCCGTATGGCTGCCATGGACAACGCCACCAAGGCGTGTGACGATCTGACGGATACCCTGACCTTGCTTTACAACAAGACAAGGCAGGCCGCCATCACTGGCGATCTTATGGACATTGTCGGCGGCGTGGAAGCGCTGAAAGGATAA
- the atpD gene encoding F0F1 ATP synthase subunit beta, with the protein MANIGKIVQVIGAVVDVEFAEGNLPYIQSALEIKNPNNVDAPVLICETAQHLGSNVVRTIAMDATEGLVRGMEAVDLESPITVPVGRGSLGRIMNVIGEPCDELGPVPCEKRLPIHREAPAFTELSTKVELLETGIKVVDLLIPFPKGGKMGLFGGAGVGKTVILMEMINNIAKQHGGISVFAGVGERTREGNDLYHEMKDAGVLEKAVLVYGQMNEPPGARARVALTALTCAEYFRDDEGQDVLLFIDNIFRFTQAGAEVSALLGRMPSAVGYQPTLGTDLGGLQERITSTNKGSITSVQAVYVPADDLTDPAPATTFAHLDGTLVLSRQIAELGIYPAVDPLDSTSRILSPEVLGAEHYATAREVQSVLQKYKDLQDIIAILGMDELSDDDKLTVARARRVQRFLSQPFHVAESFTGVSGVYVKTEDTVKAFRDILDGKYDDLPEQAFYMCGGIEEAIEKAKQ; encoded by the coding sequence ATGGCTAATATTGGTAAAATCGTCCAGGTAATTGGCGCCGTTGTCGACGTCGAATTTGCCGAAGGGAATCTTCCCTACATTCAGTCTGCGTTGGAGATTAAAAACCCCAACAACGTCGATGCACCGGTCCTCATCTGCGAGACCGCCCAGCATCTTGGCAGCAACGTAGTTCGCACCATCGCCATGGACGCCACCGAAGGGCTCGTCCGCGGCATGGAAGCAGTCGACCTTGAGTCTCCCATCACCGTTCCCGTGGGCAGGGGTTCCCTTGGCCGCATCATGAACGTCATTGGCGAACCCTGCGACGAACTGGGCCCCGTTCCTTGCGAAAAGCGTCTCCCCATCCACCGTGAAGCTCCCGCCTTCACCGAGTTGTCCACCAAGGTTGAACTGCTCGAAACCGGCATCAAGGTCGTTGACCTGCTCATCCCCTTCCCCAAGGGTGGCAAGATGGGCCTCTTCGGCGGCGCCGGTGTTGGCAAGACCGTTATTCTGATGGAAATGATCAACAACATCGCAAAGCAGCATGGTGGTATCTCCGTGTTCGCCGGTGTTGGTGAGCGTACCCGTGAAGGTAACGACCTTTACCACGAAATGAAGGACGCAGGCGTTCTGGAGAAAGCCGTGCTGGTCTACGGCCAGATGAACGAGCCTCCGGGAGCCCGTGCCCGTGTTGCTCTGACTGCACTGACCTGCGCAGAGTACTTCCGTGACGACGAAGGCCAGGACGTGCTGCTCTTCATCGACAACATCTTCCGCTTCACCCAGGCAGGCGCAGAGGTCTCCGCACTTCTCGGCCGCATGCCTTCCGCAGTTGGTTACCAGCCGACTCTGGGTACTGACCTTGGTGGCCTCCAGGAGCGTATTACCTCCACCAACAAGGGTTCCATTACCTCGGTCCAGGCTGTTTACGTTCCTGCTGATGACTTGACTGACCCTGCACCGGCTACCACCTTTGCGCACCTTGACGGAACCCTGGTTCTCTCCCGTCAGATCGCCGAGCTCGGTATCTACCCCGCAGTTGACCCGCTGGACTCCACCTCCCGTATCCTCTCCCCGGAAGTTCTGGGTGCAGAGCACTACGCAACGGCCCGTGAAGTTCAGTCCGTACTGCAGAAGTACAAGGACCTTCAGGACATCATCGCCATTCTCGGTATGGACGAACTGTCCGACGACGACAAGTTGACCGTTGCCCGCGCCCGTCGCGTCCAGCGTTTCCTGTCCCAGCCGTTCCACGTTGCAGAGTCCTTCACCGGTGTTTCCGGTGTCTACGTCAAGACCGAGGACACCGTTAAGGCGTTCCGCGACATCCTTGACGGCAAGTACGACGACCTGCCCGAGCAGGCCTTCTACATGTGCGGTGGCATCGAGGAAGCTATCGAAAAAGCCAAGCAGTAA
- a CDS encoding F0F1 ATP synthase subunit epsilon, translated as MATLKLEIVTPDRKVLSEDVEYVGAPGILGEFGVLPSHVPFLSALGIGNLHYKQSGKAHYVFVSGGFAEVSNNKVTILAEVAEKATEIDVARAQKAKERAEQRATAAKEKLEAVRNQAALKRAISRISCKSNGQNAGTC; from the coding sequence ATGGCAACATTGAAACTTGAAATTGTCACTCCCGATCGGAAAGTACTTTCCGAGGACGTGGAATACGTTGGCGCACCCGGTATCCTGGGTGAATTCGGTGTACTGCCGAGCCACGTTCCCTTCCTGTCCGCACTGGGAATCGGCAATCTTCATTATAAACAAAGCGGCAAGGCGCACTACGTCTTCGTTTCCGGTGGATTCGCCGAAGTCAGCAACAACAAGGTCACCATCCTGGCCGAAGTTGCTGAAAAGGCCACCGAGATCGACGTTGCCCGCGCCCAAAAGGCCAAGGAGCGCGCCGAACAGCGCGCTACAGCCGCCAAGGAAAAGCTCGAAGCCGTCCGCAACCAGGCTGCTCTGAAGCGCGCCATATCGCGCATCAGCTGCAAGTCCAACGGACAGAACGCAGGAACCTGCTAA
- the waaF gene encoding lipopolysaccharide heptosyltransferase II: MQEYKKIAVWQTAFLGDAVLTLPLLRALKDRFPGAEIHFFVRGGVESVFRGQPEIVSVRPFAKRGAQKSLNAAVRFGWELGREGFDLWISAHTSLRSALIGGATGIKRRIGYNRPWFNRLAYTETVDRRFSELEEIERLMELVRPLGIDGPAPEARLVLSQEAREAADWFWRTKNFDRPVLGIHPGSTWPTKCWPVEYFSEIVSRASSEGAHVLVFAGPGEEAVAARVLAEAQGDIRNVTNLAGQLRLPELAAYLGKLDCYLTNDSGPMHLAWTQGTPLVALFGPTVRSLGFFPRGENATVMETDLDCRPCGLHGPKVCPKGHFRCMKEVTPDLVWGELKAKLGL; the protein is encoded by the coding sequence ATGCAAGAATACAAGAAAATTGCCGTCTGGCAGACCGCGTTTCTGGGTGACGCCGTGCTGACCCTTCCACTGTTGCGGGCGCTCAAGGACCGTTTTCCCGGTGCCGAAATCCATTTCTTTGTCCGTGGCGGGGTCGAATCCGTTTTCCGGGGCCAGCCCGAGATCGTTTCTGTCCGCCCTTTTGCCAAGCGCGGCGCTCAGAAGTCGCTGAACGCAGCGGTCCGGTTCGGCTGGGAACTGGGGCGGGAAGGCTTTGACCTGTGGATTTCCGCCCACACCAGTCTGCGCTCTGCATTGATCGGCGGGGCCACGGGCATCAAGAGGCGCATCGGCTACAATCGACCATGGTTCAACCGTCTGGCCTACACCGAGACCGTGGACAGACGCTTCAGTGAACTGGAAGAGATCGAGCGGCTTATGGAGTTGGTCCGGCCGTTGGGTATTGATGGACCCGCGCCCGAAGCCCGACTGGTGCTTTCCCAAGAGGCGCGTGAGGCGGCGGACTGGTTTTGGCGCACCAAGAATTTCGACCGTCCGGTGCTTGGTATCCATCCCGGGTCCACCTGGCCCACCAAGTGCTGGCCCGTGGAATATTTCAGCGAGATTGTATCCCGGGCGTCTTCCGAAGGCGCGCATGTCCTTGTCTTTGCCGGTCCGGGTGAAGAAGCTGTCGCGGCGCGGGTGCTCGCGGAAGCGCAGGGGGACATTCGGAATGTCACCAACCTTGCAGGGCAGCTCCGGTTGCCGGAATTGGCGGCCTACCTCGGCAAGCTGGACTGCTATCTGACCAACGATTCCGGTCCCATGCATCTGGCCTGGACCCAGGGCACGCCGCTGGTGGCCCTGTTCGGTCCCACGGTCAGGTCTCTGGGCTTTTTTCCGCGCGGGGAGAATGCGACCGTCATGGAGACCGACCTGGATTGCCGCCCCTGCGGCCTGCACGGCCCCAAGGTCTGCCCCAAGGGACACTTCCGATGCATGAAGGAAGTAACCCCGGATCTGGTATGGGGTGAGTTGAAGGCAAAGCTCGGGCTGTAA